A genomic segment from uncultured Marinifilum sp. encodes:
- a CDS encoding indolepyruvate oxidoreductase subunit beta, translated as MKTDMVIAGVGGQGILSIAAALGSAALDNNLNMKQAETHGMSQRGGDVQSFMRISDQPIYSDLIPKGGADIILSVEPMEALRYLPYLKKGGYVVANSTPFINIPDYPEMEKLEQTIKALPNYVLIDADKIAEETTGSKRAFNFVMLGAASPFIDVPFEYLEDGIRKIFGRKGEEVVEMNIKALHAGRKFAQENK; from the coding sequence ATGAAAACAGATATGGTCATAGCAGGTGTTGGCGGACAGGGTATTTTATCAATTGCTGCTGCTTTAGGTTCTGCTGCTTTAGACAATAACTTAAATATGAAACAGGCTGAAACTCACGGCATGAGCCAGCGAGGAGGAGATGTCCAGTCGTTCATGAGAATTTCTGATCAGCCAATTTATTCTGATTTAATACCCAAAGGTGGTGCTGATATTATTTTATCGGTAGAGCCAATGGAAGCATTGCGTTATTTGCCATACTTAAAAAAAGGAGGGTATGTAGTTGCTAACTCAACTCCTTTTATTAATATTCCCGATTATCCTGAAATGGAAAAATTGGAACAGACAATTAAGGCACTTCCTAATTATGTATTAATTGATGCAGATAAAATTGCCGAAGAAACTACAGGTTCTAAGCGTGCTTTTAATTTTGTGATGTTGGGTGCAGCTTCACCTTTTATCGATGTTCCTTTTGAGTATCTTGAGGACGGAATTCGTAAAATTTTCGGAAGAAAAGGAGAAGAGGTTGTAGAAATGAATATAAAAGCATTGCATGCAGGACGTAAGTTTGCTCAGGAGAATAAGTAG
- a CDS encoding tetratricopeptide repeat protein, whose amino-acid sequence MRYFLLFILIITLAIPVSSQKKTDSLLNVLSHTKDENKAYIYDQLAQEYFYNNIILLKNYAKKADSLAKIYQIDSTRVKALNKLTYSSIQLGEANRAKQYNKEAINLATRKNLTKGKITSRYYTGFIYYAIGQTDSSLYHLNKAYKEAIAISNPILKLQCLNTIAINYLSQGNYNVALKNFTKAFNIADSLNLKTRIINLSLNIGTTLLYNEELEKAITYFEKVIASSDTTSASLAYASALNNIGTCHNNKKNYKAALEYFNKSLSEFSKLNNKLHIAQVYANLGQTNLSLNRTEAAEDYLQHAISLNREGKSSGQLIINLILLGELQIQQKEYLKAKYSIDEANQLIKTNKVNNNKTDLYKIYSKYYKATKQLNKALYYKEKELFLRDSIFQKERQLQISELETKFQTQLKENENENLRKDLSLNKLQVEKQTQLRNFFFILAVLVFILVVILLNRARIKKRAHKIIEKQSKELKVANQTQNKFFSIVAHDLKAPFSALIGLSQILSLNYDELNDSERKTYINDLYNASKNSFALAENLLTWSRVQKGNISIKKEILDLPSIVQDSILPLQASAKLKNISLNNLIELSPLVLADKRSIETVIVNLVNNALKFTPEGGKINITANSENKHLIISINDTGVGMSQKQIDALFRIDKNSSTNGTNNELGTGLGLILCKEFINMNDGEIWVKSELGVGSTFSFSIPLN is encoded by the coding sequence ATGAGATATTTCTTATTATTTATTTTAATTATTACATTAGCAATACCTGTATCTAGTCAAAAAAAAACAGATAGCTTACTAAATGTATTGAGCCATACTAAAGATGAAAACAAAGCATATATTTATGATCAGTTAGCGCAGGAATATTTCTATAATAATATTATATTACTAAAAAACTATGCTAAAAAAGCCGATTCACTGGCCAAAATATATCAGATAGACAGTACTAGAGTAAAAGCTCTTAATAAGCTAACTTATTCATCCATACAATTAGGAGAGGCAAATAGAGCAAAACAATATAACAAAGAGGCCATTAATCTGGCCACAAGAAAAAACTTAACAAAAGGAAAAATTACTTCGAGATATTATACAGGTTTTATTTATTATGCTATAGGACAAACCGATAGTTCGCTTTATCACCTTAACAAAGCATACAAAGAAGCAATAGCCATCAGCAATCCAATTCTTAAACTACAGTGTTTAAACACAATAGCCATTAACTATTTAAGTCAGGGTAATTATAATGTTGCCTTAAAAAACTTTACCAAAGCCTTTAATATTGCCGATAGTCTTAATTTAAAAACGAGAATAATAAACCTATCTTTAAACATTGGAACAACTTTACTGTATAACGAAGAACTTGAAAAAGCAATTACATATTTCGAAAAAGTAATTGCATCATCTGATACTACAAGTGCATCGCTTGCTTATGCATCGGCATTAAATAATATCGGCACCTGTCATAACAATAAGAAAAACTATAAAGCTGCTCTCGAGTATTTTAATAAAAGTTTATCTGAATTCAGTAAGCTTAATAATAAGTTACATATTGCTCAGGTTTATGCTAATTTAGGGCAAACAAATTTGTCGCTAAACAGAACAGAAGCTGCAGAAGATTATTTACAACATGCCATTTCCTTAAACAGAGAAGGTAAATCATCGGGACAGCTTATTATAAATTTAATTTTACTTGGGGAATTGCAAATTCAACAAAAAGAATATTTAAAAGCTAAATATAGCATTGATGAAGCCAACCAATTGATTAAAACTAATAAGGTAAACAATAATAAAACAGATTTATACAAAATATACAGTAAATATTACAAAGCAACTAAACAACTAAATAAAGCTCTGTATTATAAAGAAAAAGAACTATTCTTAAGAGACAGTATTTTTCAAAAAGAACGACAGTTACAAATTTCCGAACTCGAAACAAAATTCCAAACTCAACTTAAAGAAAACGAGAATGAAAACTTACGAAAGGATTTATCATTAAATAAACTTCAGGTAGAAAAACAAACTCAACTGCGAAATTTCTTTTTTATTCTGGCTGTTCTGGTATTTATTTTAGTGGTAATTTTGCTAAACAGAGCCCGTATAAAAAAACGAGCTCACAAAATAATTGAAAAACAAAGTAAGGAACTAAAAGTAGCAAATCAAACTCAAAATAAATTCTTTTCTATTGTTGCTCACGATTTAAAAGCACCATTTAGTGCATTAATTGGATTAAGTCAAATACTATCCTTAAATTATGATGAACTTAATGATTCGGAGAGAAAAACTTACATTAATGATTTATATAATGCTTCTAAAAACTCCTTTGCCCTTGCTGAAAATTTATTAACCTGGTCGAGAGTACAAAAAGGCAACATAAGTATAAAAAAGGAAATATTAGATTTACCTTCCATTGTGCAAGACAGTATTTTACCTTTGCAGGCTAGTGCTAAACTTAAAAACATATCTTTAAATAACTTAATAGAACTAAGCCCACTTGTATTGGCCGATAAAAGATCCATTGAAACGGTAATTGTTAATCTGGTAAATAATGCTCTTAAATTTACTCCCGAAGGAGGTAAAATAAATATTACCGCTAATTCTGAAAATAAGCATTTAATTATCTCGATAAATGATACTGGTGTAGGTATGTCGCAAAAACAAATAGATGCTCTTTTTAGAATAGACAAAAATTCATCTACAAATGGAACCAATAATGAACTGGGAACAGGTTTAGGTTTAATTCTTTGTAAAGAATTTATTAATATGAATGATGGAGAAATTTGGGTAAAAAGTGAATTGGGTGTTGGTTCAACATTTAGTTTTTCTATACCATTAAACTAG
- a CDS encoding AraC family transcriptional regulator, whose product MDYLFVICLAILIYFIVSTLSRNTNHLSDRIFIFWLFLVALAEVTFFLSSQNLFEDFHTVYEFACGSHVLHGTVFYFYIQSLINKSFRFQKRHLLHLIPFTIYMGYKTIVKSMGLVDCIGEGGCSHSDNIYSVVSVYMKFAITLAYVLVTYVKIWKERRNSIFCKENPCVIKWINSVGNGVLILLSLIFLIKLLSGLGVSFLIDQVMLIDIVVTIFVISFVHIYSRYAYVFAQPFNAELEQVVQRNEIEEEDNTQQFDKQYQQICDFIVLHKVYKDGDLTLRKLSSMIELPEHIISQSINRCANRSYSDFINSYRVKHFVEFIEQNAHKNETLLYLAYECGFNSKSSFNRVFKQFYDITPTEYIKSKE is encoded by the coding sequence ATGGATTATTTATTTGTGATTTGTTTGGCTATATTGATATATTTTATTGTATCAACCCTATCACGTAATACAAATCATCTTTCCGATCGTATTTTTATATTCTGGTTATTTCTTGTAGCTCTGGCTGAAGTTACTTTTTTTCTGTCTTCTCAAAATCTGTTCGAAGATTTTCATACTGTATACGAATTTGCTTGTGGTAGCCATGTTTTGCATGGAACAGTATTTTATTTTTACATACAGAGTTTGATTAATAAATCTTTTCGTTTCCAAAAAAGACACCTGCTGCATTTAATTCCATTTACCATTTATATGGGTTATAAAACAATTGTAAAATCGATGGGCTTGGTCGATTGTATTGGTGAAGGTGGATGTTCTCATTCCGATAATATTTATTCGGTCGTTTCTGTCTATATGAAGTTTGCTATTACTTTGGCTTATGTTCTGGTTACGTATGTCAAAATCTGGAAGGAGAGGAGAAACAGCATTTTCTGTAAAGAAAATCCTTGTGTGATTAAATGGATTAACAGTGTTGGAAATGGAGTGTTAATTCTACTATCTCTTATATTTTTAATAAAATTATTATCTGGTTTGGGTGTTAGTTTTCTAATCGATCAGGTAATGTTAATTGATATTGTTGTCACTATTTTTGTAATTTCATTTGTTCATATTTATTCTAGGTATGCTTATGTTTTTGCACAGCCATTTAATGCTGAGCTAGAACAGGTAGTTCAGAGAAATGAGATTGAAGAGGAAGACAATACACAACAATTTGACAAGCAATACCAGCAAATTTGCGATTTTATCGTACTCCATAAAGTATATAAAGATGGCGATTTAACATTGCGCAAATTATCATCTATGATAGAATTGCCAGAGCATATTATTTCGCAATCGATAAATCGTTGTGCTAACCGATCTTATTCCGACTTTATAAATTCCTATCGTGTAAAACACTTTGTGGAGTTTATCGAGCAAAATGCACATAAAAACGAGACTTTATTGTATTTAGCTTATGAATGCGGATTTAACTCCAAATCTTCATTCAATCGTGTATTCAAGCAATTTTACGATATTACTCCTACCGAGTATATTAAAAGTAAAGAGTAG
- a CDS encoding 4Fe-4S binding protein gives MSKKRVSLFRNITQFSVLGLIILFFIGNQIGLSVVDFETYCPMGGIQALLTLMQDGIIACNMTVTQMVMGVIFLVTVLVLGKLFCSHLCPLGTVSEWLGKLGDKLKIRKDINGVPDKALRSLKYILLFLTLTITLKTGELFCKTYDPFYGSVTMFGHRVNYLFATISISVFVLGSVIFRLFWCKYLCPLGAISNIFKYWISVSVVIVVMTAMYFFEVGIDIAYVFGIICLIGYVLEIFKIDTKQQSVLKITRHSHTCIDCGLCSRTCPQGIDVADLEMVKHPDCNLCGDCVSACPKEGALTLNEKLNVKWLPSLIVVVLFVIGLIIAGQFNLPTVSKSWGSPAQMEKSKEFTLNHMSHLTCFSSSMGFVRQMKEVEGILGVSTYIGDKKAEITYDTTKIDELSIRKMLYSRSKQFIHAPELNQELVVHKLRIAKYLTKDDLAIMAEALKEEKVYQLETQFDSEVRMLAFCDANVSESDIENLIASIKYRRSNSFEVKDVVKSAIPINGLGLMKRTFKKYKAIFNDYKTYPREQLRSVLLELDDFPKNESKFKELANHVAKKYKGVVGITAAYEDKPEVRFFYIEGMVDPQEIADWASQKEMTLVYTTGEIEQVENPYTFK, from the coding sequence ATGAGTAAAAAACGAGTTAGCCTTTTCAGGAATATCACACAGTTTTCTGTTTTAGGACTGATTATACTATTTTTTATAGGGAATCAAATTGGATTAAGCGTAGTCGATTTTGAGACCTATTGTCCGATGGGAGGAATACAGGCATTATTAACTTTAATGCAAGATGGCATTATCGCCTGTAATATGACAGTTACCCAAATGGTGATGGGAGTTATTTTTCTGGTAACTGTATTGGTTTTGGGTAAATTGTTTTGCAGTCACCTGTGTCCGCTGGGAACAGTATCCGAATGGTTAGGCAAGTTAGGCGATAAATTAAAAATCCGTAAAGATATAAATGGTGTGCCAGATAAAGCACTAAGAAGTTTGAAGTATATATTACTGTTTTTAACTCTTACCATTACTTTAAAAACAGGAGAATTGTTTTGTAAAACTTACGATCCTTTTTATGGAAGTGTAACGATGTTTGGGCATAGAGTAAACTATTTATTTGCCACAATTTCAATCTCTGTTTTTGTATTAGGATCTGTAATTTTCAGATTATTCTGGTGTAAGTATTTATGTCCGCTGGGAGCAATTTCGAATATTTTTAAATATTGGATAAGTGTTAGTGTTGTAATTGTTGTTATGACAGCAATGTATTTTTTCGAAGTAGGAATTGATATTGCATATGTTTTTGGAATTATTTGTTTGATAGGATATGTGCTCGAGATATTTAAAATAGATACCAAACAGCAATCTGTACTTAAAATAACTCGTCATTCTCATACTTGTATCGATTGTGGATTGTGCTCACGAACCTGCCCTCAGGGAATCGATGTTGCAGACCTTGAAATGGTAAAGCATCCCGATTGTAATCTTTGTGGAGATTGTGTCTCGGCTTGTCCTAAAGAAGGAGCTCTTACTTTAAACGAAAAGTTAAATGTAAAATGGTTGCCTTCTCTAATTGTTGTGGTTCTTTTTGTAATAGGTTTAATAATAGCTGGTCAGTTTAATTTACCTACAGTTTCAAAATCATGGGGAAGTCCTGCTCAAATGGAGAAATCGAAGGAATTTACCTTAAATCACATGAGCCATTTAACATGTTTTAGCAGCTCTATGGGATTTGTACGCCAAATGAAAGAAGTGGAGGGTATTCTGGGTGTTTCTACCTATATCGGCGATAAAAAAGCAGAGATAACTTACGATACAACAAAAATTGACGAGCTAAGCATTCGTAAAATGTTGTACAGTCGATCAAAGCAATTTATTCATGCGCCAGAATTAAATCAGGAATTGGTTGTTCACAAACTTCGAATAGCAAAATATTTAACCAAAGACGATCTAGCTATTATGGCAGAAGCTCTTAAAGAAGAAAAAGTTTATCAGCTCGAGACACAGTTCGATTCAGAAGTTAGAATGCTTGCTTTTTGCGATGCAAATGTAAGCGAATCGGATATTGAAAACTTAATTGCTTCAATTAAATATCGAAGAAGTAATTCTTTCGAAGTTAAAGATGTAGTGAAATCTGCCATTCCGATTAATGGTTTAGGTTTAATGAAGCGAACATTTAAAAAGTATAAAGCAATATTTAACGATTATAAAACTTACCCAAGGGAGCAGTTAAGATCTGTTCTGTTAGAGCTTGATGATTTTCCTAAAAATGAAAGCAAATTTAAGGAGCTTGCTAATCATGTTGCTAAAAAATATAAGGGTGTTGTTGGTATTACGGCAGCCTATGAAGATAAACCAGAAGTAAGATTCTTCTACATAGAAGGAATGGTTGACCCTCAGGAAATTGCTGATTGGGCTTCTCAGAAAGAGATGACTTTGGTGTATACAACCGGAGAAATAGAGCAGGTAGAGAATCCATATACATTTAAATAA
- a CDS encoding SusC/RagA family TonB-linked outer membrane protein produces MSRIYLIAFLVCLQFQVFAQGLMVTGKVTEASDKLGMPGVTVLEKGTSNGVTTDIDGKYKLKLTKKDAVLLFSFIGYETQFIAVKGQSVINVKLKSADQKLGEVVVLGYGSVKSREAVVGSVEQVKSDDLLKHSNAQSVDQMLEGQVAGVYLESEDGNPNSPIKVRIRGNSSLPDLGSNITASSEPLYILDGVPLIDAFDPSQNITGSDEVITTNPLALINPDDIESVSILKDASAAAIYGANAANGVVIITTKKGQRGKTKVSFSHKTLLSNPINKVQYLNTDQFVELSTEFYRNSGYSEESIPDLVGRTDVYTNWRDLTLQNSMSHQSNLSISGGTDKATYRLSIGYKDNETTTKGNDSEAITTRISLNAELAKGVRLSYNGGISTFKSDKYSAFATYAFKPNIPVYDEDGNYTLMDSYANPLADLEQNTNQSEKFYTNNSVKLDIDITKNLKSSSMFGLDYTNNKQYTFYSEENGRGDDKGGYIKERRSENKNWITYTQLEYNGTYKHHTFGASAGIQLKHDDSNSTTAQEENLVTEKIKILGQAPDDEDSKVSASESESAMRSYYGRINYDFNKKYFMSINYRADATSYFGGDQQVENFASIGGSWIVSKENFWIKNDIVNFVKLKASYGKLGNAKVGSFSARGLYSYNTSSNYNGKLVATPYSAPNEELGWQTSYKFNLGLTAKILKKFNLEVEYYNNKTKDGILSLNVPPETGWNQISVNTADLTNYGFEFTLKANNIKLGEVRWNSNFNVGFNKSRLDRLSSYADRFTSSNAGLIVGESTSLVMGYEYAGVNPDNGNPQWYMEDGSITEDNSLLTGVTNERVIIGKSNPDFSGGFSNSFKYKGFNLNFMISYEYGADKLMPYAARDMEKEKQLYLYNKSINLLDRWQNPGDITNIPRLAQDVSFNDSSSRYLYDQTNISLRSVSLNYSFPRHICESIKLANASIGVNVSNIYTWYREGSVSGRNGIAEYRYPFPQARTFAFQLKLGI; encoded by the coding sequence ATGTCAAGAATTTATTTAATAGCATTTCTTGTTTGCCTTCAGTTCCAAGTTTTTGCCCAGGGACTGATGGTAACAGGAAAAGTAACTGAAGCAAGCGATAAGCTTGGTATGCCTGGTGTTACAGTGCTAGAAAAAGGCACATCGAATGGTGTTACCACTGATATCGATGGTAAATACAAATTAAAACTGACCAAAAAAGATGCAGTATTACTGTTTTCATTTATTGGGTACGAAACTCAGTTTATAGCGGTAAAAGGTCAGTCTGTTATCAATGTAAAATTAAAATCTGCCGATCAGAAACTAGGCGAAGTAGTTGTGCTTGGTTATGGTAGCGTAAAATCGCGTGAAGCGGTTGTAGGTTCGGTAGAGCAGGTAAAATCAGACGATTTATTAAAGCACTCTAATGCACAAAGTGTCGACCAGATGCTGGAAGGACAAGTTGCAGGTGTGTATTTGGAATCGGAAGATGGAAACCCAAACAGCCCGATAAAAGTTCGTATTCGTGGTAACAGTTCATTGCCTGATTTGGGTTCCAATATTACTGCATCAAGTGAACCATTGTACATATTGGATGGAGTACCATTGATTGATGCTTTTGATCCAAGTCAAAATATTACAGGTTCTGATGAGGTGATAACAACGAACCCTTTGGCTTTGATTAACCCTGATGATATTGAATCGGTATCGATTTTGAAAGATGCTTCGGCAGCGGCTATTTATGGTGCTAATGCGGCAAATGGTGTTGTGATTATCACCACCAAGAAAGGACAAAGAGGAAAAACAAAGGTGAGTTTTTCTCACAAAACTTTGTTGAGCAATCCAATTAATAAAGTACAGTACTTAAATACCGATCAGTTTGTTGAATTGTCTACCGAATTTTATCGCAATTCGGGTTATTCAGAAGAAAGTATTCCTGATTTGGTGGGAAGAACAGATGTATATACGAATTGGAGAGATTTAACCCTTCAAAATTCAATGTCTCATCAATCCAATTTGAGTATTTCAGGAGGAACCGATAAGGCTACCTATCGTTTGTCAATTGGTTATAAGGACAATGAAACTACTACCAAAGGGAACGATTCGGAGGCTATTACAACTCGTATAAGTTTGAATGCTGAATTGGCCAAAGGTGTAAGATTATCTTATAATGGTGGTATTTCTACATTTAAATCTGATAAATATTCAGCCTTTGCAACTTATGCATTTAAACCAAATATTCCGGTTTACGATGAGGATGGTAATTATACCTTAATGGATTCCTATGCCAATCCATTGGCTGATTTGGAACAGAATACCAATCAATCAGAAAAGTTTTATACCAATAACAGTGTAAAACTGGATATCGATATCACTAAGAACTTGAAATCATCCAGTATGTTTGGTTTGGATTATACCAATAACAAGCAGTATACTTTTTATTCTGAGGAAAACGGACGTGGTGATGACAAAGGTGGTTACATTAAAGAAAGACGAAGTGAAAACAAGAACTGGATTACTTATACGCAGCTGGAATATAATGGTACCTATAAGCATCATACATTTGGAGCTTCGGCTGGTATTCAGTTAAAGCACGACGATTCGAACAGTACCACTGCACAGGAAGAAAATTTGGTAACCGAAAAAATTAAAATTTTGGGTCAGGCGCCGGATGATGAGGATAGTAAGGTTAGTGCCAGTGAGAGTGAGAGTGCTATGCGTTCCTATTATGGAAGAATCAACTATGATTTCAACAAAAAGTACTTCATGTCAATCAATTATCGTGCTGATGCAACCTCTTATTTTGGTGGAGATCAACAAGTAGAAAATTTTGCTTCTATTGGAGGTTCGTGGATTGTATCGAAGGAGAATTTTTGGATTAAAAATGACATTGTCAACTTCGTAAAACTAAAAGCATCTTACGGTAAGTTGGGGAACGCAAAAGTGGGATCTTTTTCTGCTAGAGGATTGTATAGCTATAACACATCATCCAATTACAATGGAAAATTGGTAGCAACGCCATATTCTGCTCCTAATGAAGAGTTAGGCTGGCAAACTTCATACAAATTCAATCTAGGTTTAACCGCTAAAATTTTAAAGAAGTTCAATTTGGAGGTAGAATATTACAACAACAAAACCAAAGATGGAATTCTGTCTTTAAATGTACCACCGGAAACAGGATGGAATCAAATTTCGGTAAATACTGCCGATTTAACCAACTATGGATTTGAGTTTACTTTAAAAGCAAATAACATTAAGCTGGGAGAAGTTCGTTGGAATTCCAATTTTAATGTTGGCTTTAACAAGAGTAGATTGGATCGTTTGTCATCTTATGCAGATCGATTTACTTCAAGCAATGCTGGTTTAATTGTAGGAGAGTCTACCTCATTGGTGATGGGTTACGAATATGCAGGAGTGAATCCCGACAATGGTAATCCTCAATGGTATATGGAAGATGGTTCAATTACAGAAGATAATTCTCTGTTGACAGGTGTTACAAATGAGAGAGTTATTATTGGGAAAAGCAACCCTGATTTTAGTGGAGGTTTCTCTAATAGCTTTAAATACAAAGGATTCAACCTGAACTTTATGATTTCTTACGAGTATGGAGCAGACAAATTAATGCCTTATGCTGCAAGAGATATGGAAAAAGAGAAGCAATTGTATTTATACAATAAGAGTATAAATCTGTTGGACAGATGGCAAAATCCTGGAGATATTACAAATATCCCAAGATTGGCACAAGATGTTTCCTTTAACGATAGTAGTTCCAGATATCTGTACGATCAAACAAATATTTCTTTGCGTTCAGTATCCTTAAACTATAGTTTTCCAAGACATATTTGTGAGTCAATTAAACTGGCAAATGCTTCAATTGGTGTTAATGTATCAAACATTTATACATGGTACCGAGAAGGTAGTGTGTCTGGTAGAAATGGAATTGCGGAGTATCGTTATCCATTCCCTCAGGCAAGAACATTTGCCTTTCAGTTGAAATTAGGAATTTAA
- a CDS encoding RagB/SusD family nutrient uptake outer membrane protein — protein sequence MKKLIYIGLLALGFASCSDFLDVEDETKISNDQLFSTLSGVEEALNGVYYVIGDTDYYGKQMLIAADIKGGNLKFDDITFGNPFSYYFLPAFQFTHTAIGEEDYLEGCYEHIYSVISAANNVIENIEYAADASETQKLQAVAEAKAIRALAHFDLTRLYAQPYSYSANAQHLGVPYMLQNIAWDQLVSRDLLYDNYENIIADLLEAEANLGTAIGIEEANYAKAYMSKVAAQALLARVYLYKGDWDNAKAYATKVIEDGSISLLSNSEYVDSYQSQDPTKEDIFIIDNTGISAAAPMATTIGFQDDRTYHLLLPSNDIIDLYDDGDVRGELFVEQLGEKVTTKWVEFSDKDRCIPVIRLAEMYLIRAEASLNLPVSDEVQARADLDVIRKRANPAASNIQLSGSALKEELFQERRRELAFEGHLFYDIVRMGRDLTRVDCNALYNVNIDYPSNLFVLPIPEDAMEYNDQMVQNPGY from the coding sequence ATGAAAAAATTAATATACATAGGATTATTGGCATTGGGATTTGCATCATGTTCCGATTTTTTGGATGTGGAAGATGAAACCAAGATTTCCAATGATCAGTTATTTTCCACATTAAGTGGAGTTGAGGAAGCTTTAAATGGAGTTTATTACGTAATAGGGGATACAGATTATTACGGCAAACAAATGCTAATAGCAGCCGATATAAAAGGAGGGAATTTAAAATTTGATGATATTACCTTTGGGAATCCCTTCTCTTACTATTTTTTACCTGCATTTCAGTTTACGCATACGGCAATAGGAGAAGAAGATTATTTGGAAGGTTGTTATGAGCACATTTACTCTGTAATTAGTGCAGCAAACAATGTAATCGAAAATATTGAGTATGCTGCAGATGCCAGTGAAACACAAAAATTACAGGCTGTTGCCGAGGCAAAAGCAATTAGAGCTTTGGCGCATTTCGATTTAACACGTTTGTATGCTCAGCCATACTCTTATTCGGCTAATGCACAACACCTGGGAGTTCCTTATATGTTACAAAATATTGCTTGGGACCAATTGGTGTCACGTGATTTGTTATACGATAATTACGAAAACATTATTGCTGATTTACTGGAGGCAGAAGCAAATTTAGGAACTGCCATTGGTATTGAAGAGGCCAATTATGCAAAAGCTTACATGTCGAAAGTTGCAGCTCAGGCTTTGCTGGCCAGAGTTTATTTGTACAAAGGTGATTGGGATAACGCAAAAGCCTATGCAACCAAAGTAATTGAAGACGGAAGCATTTCTTTGCTGAGCAATTCTGAATATGTGGATTCTTACCAAAGTCAAGATCCTACAAAAGAGGATATTTTTATAATAGATAATACGGGAATCAGTGCGGCAGCTCCTATGGCTACTACTATTGGATTCCAAGATGACAGAACCTATCATTTATTGTTACCATCTAATGATATTATTGATTTATATGATGATGGTGATGTGAGAGGTGAGCTATTTGTTGAGCAGCTTGGTGAAAAAGTAACAACAAAGTGGGTTGAATTTTCGGATAAGGACAGATGTATTCCTGTAATTCGCCTGGCTGAGATGTATTTAATTAGAGCTGAGGCTTCCTTAAATCTTCCGGTTAGCGATGAAGTTCAGGCTCGTGCCGATTTGGATGTCATTCGTAAGCGTGCAAATCCTGCAGCATCAAATATTCAATTATCTGGCTCGGCTTTAAAAGAAGAATTATTCCAGGAAAGAAGGCGTGAGTTGGCCTTTGAAGGACATTTGTTCTACGATATTGTAAGAATGGGAAGAGACTTGACAAGAGTTGATTGTAATGCTCTGTATAACGTAAATATCGATTATCCTAGTAATCTGTTTGTATTACCAATTCCTGAAGATGCTATGGAATACAATGATCAGATGGTTCAAAATCCCGGATATTAA